The DNA region CATGACCGCGATGCTGCGGATGCGCTGCCCGATGAAGACGCGCGTCACGCTCCACACGCCGATGCCGCCGAGCACGACCATGACGAAGCCGATGAGGCTCAGGTAGTTCTCGGCGACGCGCAGGTCCTCACCGAGGCGATCCTCGGTGGACCGGTAGGAGCGGGCGGAGACGAAGGTGCCCTTGAACTGCTCCTGCACGCGCTCCACCAGCGGCGAGATGCCCGCCTCGTCGACCTTCATGAGGATCGCGAATCGCGCCCGGGCGCCGTACTGGAGCAGCCCCGTGTCCTGGAGCGCCGACCGCGCGATGATCACGCGGGGTCCGAGGCTGAACATGCCGGCGCGGCGGCCCGGCTCCCGCTCGATCAGGCCGCGGATCGTGAAGGTGCCGTCGCCGATCCGCACCTGGTCGCCGACCGCGATGTCCAGTTGCACGAGCAGTTCCGGCCGCACGAGCGCGCCGCGCCCCTCGAGCAACGCCGGCGAGAATCGCTGATCGCGCAGCGCGAGTTCGCCGTAGAGCGGGTAGCCCGGATCGACGGCCTGCAGCTCGGCCATGCGGGCGACGGGCTTGGTCTCGTCGGCCGGCCGCACCATCGTGGCCAGCTCGACCACCTCGACGCGTTGCCGGACGGGCGCGGCCGCGATGGCGGCGTCGATCTTGGCGCGCACGTCGGCCGGCCAGGGTCGGTTGGTGGAGAAGACGACATCGGCGGCGGTCAGCGTCCGCGCCTCGCGGACGAGCGCCTCGCGGACGTTCTGGATCACCGAGCGCAGTGCCGCGATCGCGCCGACGCCGATCGCCACGCACAGGAAGAAGAACAGCAGCCGGCCCCAGGCGGCGCGCAGTTCGCGCCACACCATGCGGAGGGTGAACACGGGTCAGCGCCCCTCGCCCGGATGCGCGGACGTGCCGGCACCCACCAGGGCAGCCCGGCCATCCTCCCGTTCGATCCGCTCGACGACGCGTCCGTCGCGCATGACGATCTGCACGTCGGCGCGCGCGGCGAGTTCCCGGTCGTGCGTGACCAGCACCAGCGTCGTCCCACGCGCGCGGTTGACGTCGAGCAACAGGTCCACGACGTGCTGGCCGTTGGCCGAGTCGAGGTTCCCCGTCGGCTCGTCGGCCAGGAGCACCTTCGGTTCGTTGGCCAGCGCCCGCGCCAGGGCGACCCGCTGCTGCTCGCCGCCGGAGAGCTGCGAGGGATAGTGGTGCACCCGCGCATCGAGGCCGACCTCGTGCAGCAGGCGGGTCGCGCGGGCATGGGCATCGCGCACGCCGGCCAGTTCCATCGGCACCAGCACGTTCTCGAAGGCGGTGAGCGACGGCATCAGGTGGAAGAACTGGAACACGAAGCCGATCAGCCGGCCGCGGAGGCGGGCGAGCGCGTCCTCGCCGAGCGTCGTGATCGTCGTGCCGTCGATGACGATCTCCCCGGTCGACGGCGCGTCGAGGCCGGCCATCAGGCCGAGCAGCGTGCTCTTGCCGCTGCCCGAGGGGCCGACGATGGCCAGGGTGCGGCCAGCCGGAATGGTGAGATCCAGGGGATGGAGGATGGTCAGCGGCGAGCCGCCGCTGTCCACCGTCTTCGACACGCCACGCAGTTCGATCATGAGGTTGCCAGGGCGCGGGTCAGCAGCGGCTGCAGCGCGCGCCACACGAGATCGGCCACGCGCCGCGTGCCCTCCTCGTTGGGATGGATGCCGTCGGCCTGGTTGAGCCCGGCGTTGCCGGCGACGCCGTCGAGGAAGAACGGCAGGAAGGCGACGTCGTGCTCGTCGGCCAGATCGCGGAACGCCTGCCTGAACTCGCGCGTGTACGCCGGACCGAAGTTGGGCGGCGCTTCCATGCCGCAGAGCAGCACGCTGATGTGGCGCGCCTGAGCCGTGCGGATCATCTGCGACAGGTTCTCCTTCATCTGCCCCACCGGCAGGCCGCGGAGCCCGTCGTTGGCGCCGAGTTCGAGGACGAGGACGCGCACGTCGCCGTCGAGGGCCCAGTCGAGGCGACGGAGGCCGCCCGCTGTCGTGTCGCCCGAGACGCCCGCGTTGACCACCTCGACGTCGAGGCCGGCCTTGTCGATCTTCTGCTGCACCAGCGTCGGCCAGGCCTGCTCGGGGGTGAGGCCGAGGCCGGCGGTGAGGCTGTCGCCGAGCGCGACGACGCGCGGGCGGGAGGCGGTCGGCGGCGGCGCCGCCGACGGCGGGGCGGCCGGCGCCTCGGCGGTGCGTTCGGGCGCGGCCTCACGCGCGCACCCGGCGGCCAGCGCGACGAGGGACAGCCCGAGGAAGGCGCGACGCCGCACGCTAGGCCTCCTGCGCCGCGATGATGCGCGCGTCGATGTCGGCCAGCGCCTGCTCGAGCATGCCGCGATGCTCGGGCCGGCAGGCACGCTGCAGGTCGGCAAGCACGCGGGCCCGCGACAGGCGCAACGCGTCGAGTCGCTGGCGCCTGGCCGCCTCGTCGTCCGACAGGGACGGCTTCTCCGCCGTCGCCCGCCGGGCGGCCGCGGCGTCCTGCTGGTCCTCGACCGACTTGCTTTCCCAGCCTCGAGCCATTGGTTCGTTCCCCCGCGATTTGAAATCTGAAATCTGAAATTCCTGGCGGCTTGGCCTCCGGCCTTCGCCGCGCCAGGCGAAGCAGGCGCGCGCGTATTTCAAATCTCAAATGTCAAATTGCCGATCACTTCACCGTGATGCCCGCCCTCGCCCATCGGCCCGGCATCGCCACGCCGCGGATCTCCTGATACTGCGCATCGCCGACGTTGGCCATCTCGACGAATGCCGTCACGCGCCGGATCGGGCGCGAGACACGCAGGTCGACCGTGGTCCACGCCTCGCGACCGTACGGGCGCCGGTGCTCGAGCCGGGCGGCGGTCGACAGGCGCCACGGCAGCGCCAGGCTCACGTCGCCGCCGACACCGTGCGGCGCATAGTCGTCCACGTACTTCGACAGCCCGGCGAGCCGATCGGTCTCGACCCGGGTGAACGTGTACTGCGCGCCGAGCGCCAGGGGCCCCGCCTGGCCCCGCGCGAACGCCTCGAAGCCATGGCTGCGGACATCGCGGATGTTCTCGGTGCGCCACCGCACCGTCGCGTCGGGCCGCACCCAGTCGATCACGTCGCGCTCGCGCCTCACGAAGCCGGTGACCGTGGCCACCCAGGTCCCACCGAGGTACGTGTCCAGGCCCGTATCCGCCGTCCAGCCCTGCTCGGGCCGCAGCGCCTCGTTGGCGCGGTGGTTGGGGTCGGTGTAGAAGCGCTCGGTGAAGGTCGGCACGCGGAAGGCCTTGCCCACGCTGGCCCGCCACTTGACCCGCGGCCTGACCGGCAGGGCCACGGCCAGCGACGGACTGAAGGCCGAGCCGAACGTCGTGTAGGCGTCGACGCGCGCGCTCGGGTACAGGAGAAGACGCCCGACGCGGGCCTCCAGTTCGCCGAAGCCGCTCACCCGGGCCTCTTCACGGTCGCCGAGCGACCACGACCGGAGCCAGTCGCCGGTGGCCTCGACGCCGGTCGTCAGGCGCAGCGACGACGAGAGACGCCCGCCGACGCGCAGGCCGCCACCGACGACGTGCGTGCGGTGCTCGTTGGCGCGCGCGCCGAGGACGCGCGGGTCGTAGAGGAACTCGTCGCCGTGCGTCCGGTACCAGGCGTCGCCGGTCACCGACCAGGCCCCGGTGAGCGGGCGCTGGTGGCGGGCGGCCACCAGCGTCTGGGTCGTCCATTCCTGCGACGGCGCCGGGCCGTAGTAGCCGGCCGCGCCGAAGTCCTTGTCCAGATGCGAGACCGCCAGCGTGGTGCGGCCGAAGCGGAAATCGGCCCGCACCTGCTGGTGGACGAAGTCGCGCGCCGGCGCGAACCCCGACGACCGATCCACCGAGGCGCTCGCCCCCTGGAACACCCCCATGGTCGCCGGGCGCCACGCGACCGCCCCCTGCACCAGGTCGTACTGGCCGGCGGCCAGCCGGGCGGTCGGCGCCGAGGCTTCGCGTCTGGTGATGATGTTGATGACGCCGCCCACGGCGTCGGCGCCGTGCAGCGACGAACCCGCGCCGGCGAGCAACTCGATGCGCGCGATGTCTTCGAGCGCGACCGGCAGGTCGCCGTTGTGGTGGCCGGTCTGGGGATCGTTCACACGCACGCCGTCGATCAGGACCAGCGTCTGGCCGAACGACGCGCCGCGGATGCTGATGTCGGTCTGCGAGCCGAACGGCCCGCGCTGACGCACCCACACGCCGGGCAGCAGGCGGAGCGCGTCGGTGACCGAGGCCACGGGCAACCGCTGCAGGTCGTCGGCGGTGACGATGGCGAGCGTCCGGCCGACGGCGCCGGCCGAGACCGGGGCGGCGGTGCCGGTGACCACCACCCGTTCGTCGAGGGCCGGCACGGGAGAGGCGGGGGCAGGTGTCTGGGCCAGGGCCCCGGTCGCTCCCGCAGCGCCGAGCACCACCAGCACGGCGGCAACGGATCTCACTCTTCCGATTGTAGCGTTGCCCCTGCGCTACACTCAGCCTTTTGGCCCGGTCCGGTCTTCACGCGCGCCGGCCAGCCCACGAAAGGTCCTGCCCGATGCTGCGTCGCGCCGTCCCTGCCCTGCTCGTCGCCTCCCTCGTCGTGCCGCTCGCGGCGCAGGCCCAGGTCAAGGGCAAGCAATGGTTCACCTATGACGAGGCCTTCGGCGGCGCGGGCCGTTTCGGTGGCCAGGCCGGCCTGCAGGCCCTGCCGGCGGTGACGGGCTGGCTCGACGCCGAGCACTGGCTCGAGACGCGCGAGGGCAAGGTCTGGAAGGTGCGAGCGGTCGACGGCACGGCCACGCTGCACGAGGATCCCGCGGCGCTGGTCGACATCGCCCCGAAGGGCATCGCCACCGGCCCGGCAGCCGCCCGCAGCGCCGACGGCAGCGTGCGCATCCACCTGGCGGGTGGCGACCTCTGGGCGATCGACGTGGCCGGCCGCAGCGCCCGCCGGCTCACGCAGACCGCGGCACCCGAGGAGAACCCGACCCTGTCGCCCGACGGCAAGCAGGTGGCCTATACCCGCGCCGGCAATCTCTACACATACGACCTGGCCGCGCGGCTCGAGCGCCAACTCACCAACGACGGCAGCGACACCGTCCGCAACGGCTACGCCTCCTGGGTCTACATGGAGGAAATCCTCGGCCGCGCCACGGCCTATCGCGCCTACTGGTGGTCGCCCGACAGCACGCGACTGGCGTTCCTGCGCTTCGACGACGCACCGGTGCCGGTGTTCCCGATCTACTGGGCCGACGGGCAGCACGGTCGCCTCGAGACGCAGCGCTATCCCAAGGCGGGCGATCCCAATCCGTGGGTGCAGGTCGGCGTGGTCGCGGCCACGGGCGGCCCGACGACGTGGATGCAGTTCCCGCCGAAGGCCGATCACTACCTGGCCTGGCTGTCGTGGACCCGCGACAGCCAGAAGGTGTTCGTGCAGTGGATGAACCGCGAGCAGGACACCATCCGGGTGCTGCACGGCGACCCGAGGACCGGCGCGGTGACGACGGTGTTGGAGGAGACGCAGCCGTCGTGGGTCAGCTGGTACGAGGACCTCACGACGCTGGCCGACGGCGACCTGCTCGTGCGCAGCGACGCCGACGGCTGGGACCACCTGTACCTGCACGGCCCTGACGGGACGCGCAAGCGACAGCTGAC from Luteitalea sp. TBR-22 includes:
- a CDS encoding ABC transporter ATP-binding protein, with product MIELRGVSKTVDSGGSPLTILHPLDLTIPAGRTLAIVGPSGSGKSTLLGLMAGLDAPSTGEIVIDGTTITTLGEDALARLRGRLIGFVFQFFHLMPSLTAFENVLVPMELAGVRDAHARATRLLHEVGLDARVHHYPSQLSGGEQQRVALARALANEPKVLLADEPTGNLDSANGQHVVDLLLDVNRARGTTLVLVTHDRELAARADVQIVMRDGRVVERIEREDGRAALVGAGTSAHPGEGR
- a CDS encoding arylesterase yields the protein MRRRAFLGLSLVALAAGCAREAAPERTAEAPAAPPSAAPPPTASRPRVVALGDSLTAGLGLTPEQAWPTLVQQKIDKAGLDVEVVNAGVSGDTTAGGLRRLDWALDGDVRVLVLELGANDGLRGLPVGQMKENLSQMIRTAQARHISVLLCGMEAPPNFGPAYTREFRQAFRDLADEHDVAFLPFFLDGVAGNAGLNQADGIHPNEEGTRRVADLVWRALQPLLTRALATS
- a CDS encoding TonB-dependent siderophore receptor, whose translation is MRSVAAVLVVLGAAGATGALAQTPAPASPVPALDERVVVTGTAAPVSAGAVGRTLAIVTADDLQRLPVASVTDALRLLPGVWVRQRGPFGSQTDISIRGASFGQTLVLIDGVRVNDPQTGHHNGDLPVALEDIARIELLAGAGSSLHGADAVGGVINIITRREASAPTARLAAGQYDLVQGAVAWRPATMGVFQGASASVDRSSGFAPARDFVHQQVRADFRFGRTTLAVSHLDKDFGAAGYYGPAPSQEWTTQTLVAARHQRPLTGAWSVTGDAWYRTHGDEFLYDPRVLGARANEHRTHVVGGGLRVGGRLSSSLRLTTGVEATGDWLRSWSLGDREEARVSGFGELEARVGRLLLYPSARVDAYTTFGSAFSPSLAVALPVRPRVKWRASVGKAFRVPTFTERFYTDPNHRANEALRPEQGWTADTGLDTYLGGTWVATVTGFVRRERDVIDWVRPDATVRWRTENIRDVRSHGFEAFARGQAGPLALGAQYTFTRVETDRLAGLSKYVDDYAPHGVGGDVSLALPWRLSTAARLEHRRPYGREAWTTVDLRVSRPIRRVTAFVEMANVGDAQYQEIRGVAMPGRWARAGITVK